A stretch of Gemmatimonadota bacterium DNA encodes these proteins:
- a CDS encoding outer membrane beta-barrel protein, which yields MNLLRPIAVVYALTICLLLAAHGEAAAQDRRTSGWYVSGGLGGNLAYGLDQSGSNTESTCYPTSACFDMILRDIPGYRWRYDPSADRGIGYDAAVGRIFDRTRIEVAYAQRRNKVDQGPPLEITYLDGSTAGASSFLGRGLVQATSTNFFEDFVTRTVSLNAYYDLPFGPSRITPYVGVGTGIAFVELTRIFFSIEYSDPSGEGTIYDPPLSFYNSKQDTKLSDTVFAGHVYAGADYSLNDRAAVGLKAAYSRVDDVEHIGTYEYHPHFDTDPSLTNKNTFSATNHWSVTLNVRFLFGN from the coding sequence ATGAACCTGCTTAGACCGATAGCCGTGGTGTACGCACTTACGATTTGTCTGCTTCTCGCTGCGCACGGCGAGGCGGCAGCCCAGGATCGGAGAACCTCGGGCTGGTACGTTTCCGGTGGGTTGGGCGGCAACCTGGCCTACGGCCTGGACCAGTCGGGCTCGAACACGGAATCCACCTGTTATCCCACCAGCGCCTGTTTCGATATGATTCTGCGGGACATTCCCGGCTACCGGTGGCGTTACGACCCATCCGCCGACCGGGGTATCGGATACGATGCGGCCGTCGGACGGATATTCGACCGCACCCGAATCGAGGTCGCGTACGCGCAACGGAGAAACAAGGTCGACCAGGGTCCGCCCCTTGAGATCACTTACCTCGACGGCAGCACGGCGGGCGCCAGTTCCTTCCTTGGTCGGGGGCTAGTTCAGGCTACCAGCACAAATTTCTTTGAAGACTTCGTGACGAGAACGGTGTCTCTGAACGCGTATTACGACCTTCCCTTCGGACCGAGCAGGATCACGCCCTACGTGGGGGTGGGAACCGGCATTGCGTTCGTGGAACTGACCCGGATCTTCTTTTCGATCGAATACAGCGACCCCTCCGGAGAGGGTACGATCTACGACCCGCCCCTGTCCTTCTACAACAGCAAGCAGGATACCAAATTGTCGGACACGGTATTCGCGGGGCATGTGTACGCGGGCGCCGACTACAGCCTGAACGATCGTGCCGCAGTCGGCCTGAAAGCGGCCTATTCGAGGGTGGACGACGTGGAACACATCGGGACGTACGAGTACCATCCCCACTTCGATACGGATCCTTCGCTTACAAACAAAAACACGTTCAGCGCCACGAACCACTGGTCCGTGACACTGAACGTGCGCTTCCTGTTTGGTAATTGA
- a CDS encoding NAD(P)/FAD-dependent oxidoreductase, with protein MATEHVIVGGGPGGMNAIETIRGYDADASITLISDEPAYSRMALPYYISGNIPVEQVNTGDDDYFGRLGVKTRFGVSVSEVNPHASMLTLSDGSMVPFDNLLIATGSSAQQLNIPGADGDGVHNLWTVADAEKTVDALGSDAEVAFIGAGFIGFIILNAMHKRGARLKVIELEDQVLPRMLDAQGASLVGSWLESQGVEVHTGVSVQAIDHGHDGVKTLQLSDGSSTRADVVIVATGIKANIGFLDGSGIETNEGVLVNNRCQTNVANVYAAGDVAEGPDLSSGGQAVHAIQPTAVDHGRIAGANMAGQDVEYPGSLLINILDVCGLQCASFGDWSGDGDVTEVINANRPVYRKLIWDGSTITGAIILGPADDVAMLNDMGMIKGLIQAKTDLGAWKQHIQANPTDIRRPYVATKTAEKMLALTSLGKPSEHRSYQHAQDGGKDRSAHQVFVDSTG; from the coding sequence ATGGCGACAGAACACGTGATTGTAGGCGGCGGACCGGGCGGGATGAATGCCATCGAAACGATCCGCGGTTACGATGCGGACGCGTCCATCACCCTGATCTCCGATGAACCGGCCTATTCCCGCATGGCCCTGCCCTACTACATTTCAGGAAATATACCGGTCGAGCAGGTGAATACAGGAGACGACGACTATTTCGGCAGGCTGGGGGTGAAGACCCGCTTCGGAGTCAGCGTCTCCGAGGTGAATCCCCACGCGAGCATGCTCACGCTCAGCGACGGATCCATGGTACCCTTCGACAACCTGCTGATCGCCACGGGATCGTCCGCCCAGCAGCTGAACATACCCGGCGCGGACGGCGACGGCGTCCACAATCTCTGGACCGTGGCCGACGCGGAAAAGACCGTGGACGCCCTGGGAAGCGATGCCGAGGTGGCCTTCATCGGGGCCGGGTTCATCGGATTCATCATCCTCAACGCGATGCACAAGCGCGGCGCACGCCTGAAGGTGATCGAACTGGAAGACCAGGTGCTGCCTCGCATGCTGGACGCCCAGGGCGCTTCCCTGGTGGGCTCCTGGCTCGAGTCCCAGGGCGTCGAAGTCCACACCGGCGTGAGCGTGCAGGCCATCGATCACGGCCACGACGGCGTGAAGACCCTGCAGCTTTCCGATGGGTCGTCCACCCGCGCGGACGTGGTCATCGTCGCCACAGGGATCAAGGCCAATATCGGCTTTCTCGACGGATCGGGTATCGAGACCAACGAGGGCGTCCTGGTCAACAACCGGTGCCAGACCAACGTGGCCAACGTGTATGCGGCGGGTGACGTGGCCGAGGGACCGGACCTGTCCTCCGGCGGTCAGGCGGTACACGCCATTCAGCCCACCGCCGTCGACCACGGCCGGATCGCGGGCGCGAATATGGCCGGCCAGGACGTGGAGTATCCTGGCAGCCTGCTGATCAACATCCTGGACGTGTGCGGCCTGCAGTGCGCCAGTTTCGGCGACTGGTCCGGCGACGGCGACGTCACCGAGGTCATCAACGCCAACCGTCCGGTCTACCGGAAGCTGATCTGGGACGGCTCCACGATCACCGGGGCGATCATCCTGGGTCCCGCGGACGACGTGGCCATGTTGAACGACATGGGGATGATCAAGGGGTTGATCCAGGCGAAGACGGATCTGGGCGCATGGAAGCAGCACATCCAGGCGAACCCGACGGACATCCGGCGGCCCTACGTGGCCACGAAGACCGCGGAGAAAATGCTGGCCCTTACCTCGCTTGGCAAGCCGTCCGAGCACCGGTCATACCAGCATGCGCAGGATGGCGGAAAGGACCGCAGCGCGCACCAGGTCTTCGTCGATTCTACGGGGTAG